A genome region from Plasmodium vivax chromosome 11, whole genome shotgun sequence includes the following:
- a CDS encoding hypothetical protein (encoded by transcript PVX_124725A), which yields MKDLFDYFKNYDSIKGKKSTDGNKHEQCCKYLTYINGLYEKNISNCCVCFQGADKCREDCLHYFQCDQLYNPHNLYDEFNCSSKIPGTPFKKVNLPEAIDFYSKDITEKSKKKEYLTRVNYFTPTSAQDMRDRMPKILDGMSHTLDNTLESDPFYTIVLGAFTLLGILSVFFIFYKVIKNSLLKDNLPLLDPCFTEKSQGETERSTIFMMCIWEDHYMKN from the exons ATGAAAGATCTgtttgattattttaaaaattacgacAGTattaaaggtaaaaaatcTACGGATGGTAACAAGCATGAACAATGTTGTAAGTACCTTACTTATATAAACGGACTATACGAAAAGAATATATCTAATTGTTGTGTCTGTTTTCAGGGTGCGGATAAGTGCAGGGAGGATTGTCTACATTATTTTCAATGTGATCAGTTGTATAACCCGCACAATCTCTATGATGAATTTAACTGCAGTAGTAAAATACCAGGTACACCATTTAAGAAGGTAAATTTACCTGAGGCCATTGATTTTTATTCCAAAGACATAACAGAAAAgtcaaagaaaaaagagtatTTAACGAgagttaattattttacaccTACTAGTGCGCAAGACATGCGGGATAGAATGCCAAAAATATTGGATGGCATGTCACACACCTTGGATAATACACTAGAATCGGATCCTTTCTACACTATAGTGTTAGGCGCTTTTACTCTATTGGGAATTTTatccgtttttttcattttttataaagtaattaaaaatagcctGTTAAAAGATAA TTTACCCCTGTTGGATCCTTGTTTCACAGAAAAAAGTCAAGGCGAAACAGAGAGATCTACGATTTTCATGATGTGTATATGGGAAGACCACTACATGAAGAATTAG
- a CDS encoding variable surface protein Vir12-related (encoded by transcript PVX_124720A) gives MTSTLSDDDLKSVLGNTISYKIYEKFDKTDDSDKYKSDCSGLESTLKLDNEDTTSNCKKIARNLHTLDELAKEVKYRDRCLHYKYWMYNKIFKLVNSESNKVEEVINYFLKLHKHVSEKLENYKCPFNFYRTNLHELNEFNEEKYLYEYFKYYHIIKDKISSDDIEKEKYNNYLTYIKKIYENHKDGYCCDYYGLIGDCYHYFICDRDYNPNNLLCKLKDDKRGSNCDLENLSESEKKKRDSEDSNFKEIKPYYFSCKEIKNEDDVPFLSCFVLRKGPRFSDQVTKKAPPESLDITGGYIKRAIEKIENGKCSEIPNTTTNNKFTNFNCTSTSDGQPRVNESDVKVKEESSNQNVQLEDTMSSSQEDSKLYFRWMIDEEVLGCSNNPSDKIRYRLCKHLSDMRSRGEIGKLQLPQVTQQDVKMSLPSQPLKASTQSNDFSCYPKGSEICKNFVKSFTSYSTEGIPSMESDHSKKSMSLQMDAENIDVTENEYNALPDSLDYAPEILEQTDSILNNRKFRMSVVASLIIGTLITFFIYYKVGIYSF, from the exons ATGACATCAACTTTGAGTGATGATGATCTg aaatctGTTTTAGGAAATACTAtatcttataaaatatatgaaaaatttgataaaaCAGATGATTCcgataaatataaaagcgATTGTAGTGGTTTAGAATCAACCCTAAAATTAGATAATGAAGACACTACAAGTAATTGTAAAAAGATTGCAAGAAATTTACACACATTAGATGAATTAGCTAAAGAAGTAAAGTATAGAGACAGGTGTTTACATTACAAATACTGGAtgtacaataaaatatttaaattggTTAATTCAGAAAGTAACAAAGTCGAGGAagttattaattattttcttaagTTACATAAACATGTTTCtgaaaaattagaaaactACAAGTGtccctttaatttttatcgCACAAATTTACATGAATTGAATGAatttaatgaagaaaaatatttgtatgaatattttaaatattatcatattattaaagataaaatttCTTCGGATGAtattgaaaaggaaaaatataataattatctCACctatattaagaaaatatatgaaaatcaTAAAGATGGTTACTGTTGTGATTATTATGGTTTGATTGGTGATTGTTATCATTATTTCATATGCGACCGAGATTATAATCCGAATAATCTTTTGTGCAAATTAAAGGATGATAAACGTGGATCTAATTGTGATTTAGAGAATCTATcagaaagtgaaaaaaaaaaaagggattctGAAGATTCAAACTTTAAAGAGATAAAACCATATTATTTCAGTTgtaaggaaataaaaaatgaagatgacgttccatttttatcatGCTTTGTATTAAGAAAAGGGCCTAGGTTCTCTGATCAAGTGACTAAAAAAGCACCTCCGGAATCCCTAGATATAACGGGGGGTTACATAAAACGAGCTATAgagaaaattgaaaatggtAAGTGTTCTGAAATACCTAATACTACTACTAATAATAAGTTTACGAATTTTAATTGTACATCTACCTCAGATGGTCAACCACGTGTAAACGAATCTGATGTAAAGGTCAAAGAAGAATCAAGTAACCAGAACGTTCAATTAGAGGATACTATGTCATCTTCTCAAGAAGATTCAAAGTTATATTTTAGATGGATGATAGATGAAGAGGTTCTGGGTTGTTCAAATAACCCTTCAGATAAGATTAGGTATAGACTTTGCAAACACTTATCAGATATGCGAAGCAGAGGGGAAATTGGAAAACTACAGCTTCCTCAGGTAACACAACAAGATGTTAAAATGTCATTACCTTCTCAACCTTTAAAAGCGTCAACACAATCAAATGACTTTTCATGTTATCCAAAAGGATCAGAAATCTGTAAGAATTTCGTAAAATCTTTTACATCATATTCAACTGAAGGAATACCATCAATGGAGAGCGatcattcaaaaaaaagtatgtcATTACAAATGGATGCTGAAAATATAGATGTTACggaaaatgaatataatgcACTGCCCGATTCTTTAGATTATGCACCTGAAATTTTAGAACAAACTGATTCTATACTGAACAACAGAAAATTTCGTATGTCCGTCGTAGCTTCATTGATAATTGGAACATTAAtaaccttttttatttactataAAGTAggaatatattctttttaa